In one Aromatoleum aromaticum EbN1 genomic region, the following are encoded:
- a CDS encoding YIP1 family protein, which yields MNLMQYPMMLFSTHGGWDDVQRRHPSQRKLFLMLVLPLSILPPVMILQAASGVGAQVFPGAPFSAWILGALLFFIAEQISVPLMAGVIRRGCVAKGASGDLAGAYAVAGIAPVPLWLSSLALLAGQIWVVVLIAFAALLASGVLIHHGVERLLGVEEEVNASDVAVQVISLGVLAWGALVLVAAAPLLLS from the coding sequence ATGAACCTGATGCAGTATCCGATGATGCTCTTTTCGACACACGGCGGCTGGGACGACGTGCAGCGCAGGCACCCGAGCCAGAGGAAGCTGTTCCTGATGCTCGTGTTGCCGTTGTCGATCCTTCCGCCGGTGATGATTTTACAGGCGGCGTCAGGAGTGGGCGCTCAGGTTTTTCCGGGTGCGCCGTTCAGCGCCTGGATACTGGGCGCGCTGCTGTTTTTCATCGCCGAGCAGATCAGCGTTCCGCTGATGGCCGGAGTGATCCGCAGGGGGTGCGTCGCCAAGGGGGCAAGCGGGGATCTGGCCGGGGCGTACGCGGTCGCGGGGATCGCACCGGTGCCGCTGTGGCTTTCATCGCTCGCGCTGCTCGCCGGTCAAATCTGGGTTGTCGTGCTGATCGCGTTCGCCGCGCTTCTCGCGTCAGGTGTCCTGATCCACCACGGTGTCGAACGGCTGCTCGGGGTCGAGGAGGAAGTGAATGCAAGCGACGTCGCGGTCCAGGTCATCAGCCTCGGCGTGCTCGCGTGGGGCGCGCTGGTGCTGGTCGCGGCCGCGCCGCTGCTGCTGTCGTAG
- a CDS encoding TIGR02677 family protein codes for MPFTDTSADLFRHVSADKAGIYRSIMASFAAAKRQFRLHMRPDEVLAEARWTDGVPKLEEVQAALAQLAEWGNLEAQPDTARVASISDFYRARFLYRLSHGGEAVETALAAFAAALGRRAELQTVALEDIANRLKTLLALADAPTPDAAKVHETLRDLVRVFESLADNAQAFMAGMARSIELQQADATAVLAYKQRLIDYLERFIGDLVGRSGAIAQHIASLHPRIDPLLWAAAQREARDAAPGDDQAQADALAQRQQAWRERWGGLRGWFVSTHHEPPQAEVLRSKARAAIPQLLAAVAALNERRSGRSDRSADFRVLAGWFATCASDDDAHRLGRAAFALNPARHFSLNPGAGHELPATTPWAEAPPLRIHPRLREYGEAAPRGPLPKVRERNEERALLARQLREEHLQVEAARARLATGRTTRLSEIGHLDPHAFALFLSLLGEALTAQSSPEDVVERQTGDGLLRIRLEPLETHTRAEVVTDAGIFAGRDHLITITDTQAP; via the coding sequence ATGCCATTTACGGACACATCGGCCGACCTGTTCCGACACGTCAGCGCGGACAAGGCCGGCATCTACCGCAGCATCATGGCGAGCTTCGCCGCGGCAAAGCGCCAGTTCAGACTCCACATGCGTCCCGACGAGGTGCTGGCCGAAGCCCGGTGGACCGATGGCGTGCCGAAACTCGAGGAGGTCCAGGCCGCGCTCGCCCAACTGGCCGAGTGGGGCAACCTCGAGGCGCAACCCGACACCGCACGCGTCGCCAGCATCAGCGACTTCTACCGCGCTCGCTTCCTCTACCGGCTTTCGCATGGCGGCGAGGCGGTCGAGACGGCGCTCGCCGCCTTCGCCGCGGCGCTCGGCCGGCGGGCGGAACTGCAGACGGTCGCGCTCGAAGACATCGCCAACCGGCTCAAGACCCTGCTCGCGCTGGCCGACGCACCCACGCCGGACGCGGCGAAGGTGCACGAAACCCTGCGCGATCTGGTGCGCGTGTTCGAAAGCCTCGCCGACAACGCCCAGGCCTTCATGGCCGGTATGGCGCGCAGCATCGAGCTGCAGCAGGCCGATGCCACGGCGGTGCTGGCCTACAAGCAACGGCTGATCGACTACCTCGAACGCTTCATCGGCGACCTCGTCGGACGCTCCGGCGCGATCGCGCAGCACATCGCCTCGCTGCATCCGCGCATCGATCCACTGCTGTGGGCGGCCGCGCAGCGCGAAGCACGCGACGCCGCGCCGGGCGATGACCAAGCGCAGGCCGACGCGCTCGCGCAGCGCCAGCAGGCTTGGCGTGAACGCTGGGGAGGCCTGCGCGGCTGGTTCGTCAGCACCCATCATGAACCGCCGCAGGCCGAGGTGCTGCGCTCGAAGGCACGGGCGGCGATTCCGCAGCTGCTGGCCGCGGTCGCGGCGCTCAATGAGCGGCGCAGCGGGCGCAGCGATCGCTCGGCCGACTTCCGCGTGCTCGCCGGCTGGTTCGCGACCTGCGCAAGCGACGACGACGCGCACCGCCTGGGGCGAGCCGCCTTCGCCCTCAATCCGGCCCGCCATTTCTCGCTGAACCCAGGCGCCGGCCATGAGCTGCCGGCCACCACGCCGTGGGCCGAGGCACCGCCCCTGCGCATCCATCCGCGCCTGCGCGAGTACGGCGAAGCCGCCCCGCGGGGGCCGCTGCCGAAGGTGCGAGAGCGCAACGAGGAGCGCGCCCTGCTCGCGCGCCAGTTGCGTGAAGAACATCTGCAGGTCGAAGCCGCGCGGGCGCGCCTGGCCACCGGCCGGACGACGCGCCTGTCGGAGATCGGCCACCTCGATCCACACGCCTTCGCGTTGTTCCTGTCACTGCTCGGCGAGGCGCTGACCGCACAATCGTCCCCCGAAGACGTGGTTGAACGTCAGACCGGCGACGGCCTGCTGCGCATTCGCCTCGAGCCGCTGGAAACGCACACGCGGGCCGAAGTCGTCACTGACGCCGGTATCTTTGCCGGCCGCGACCACCTCATCACGATCACCGACACGCAAGCACCCTGA
- a CDS encoding TIGR02678 family protein, whose amino-acid sequence MTTDSTAIGQQQALHQREELTAALRALLMTPLMTPAHTEFAAVRRHADALREWFIRETGWPLHIERDAARLYKRPADVNDATRGLPGYERRRYVLLCLACAVLERADPQITLRVLGDRLLALAADPALAALGFSFTLQAQHERRELVAVCRTLLELGVLQRVAGDEAGFIHGGNEGPDSLHDALYDVQRRILAGVLAASRGPSTWPADEAPVTLEARLTALVAEPVPDSDEGRRTTLRHHLARRLLDDPVIYLDRLDADQRAYFMNQRGTMATRLCDATGLVAEQRAEGLALADEDGELTDVAMPAEGTEAHVTLLVTEFLTSRSPGRPKIDLAPVGGGSGDLSEPGALLTARANSRTNTDEVAAFIASARGRFGKFWRKSAREAGSEHELAATALDRLQRLQLLEHDGTGVRPLPALARFAVGEAELRPAAPVATGTLF is encoded by the coding sequence ATGACAACCGACAGCACCGCGATCGGCCAGCAGCAGGCCCTCCATCAACGCGAGGAGTTAACCGCCGCGCTGCGCGCCCTGTTGATGACCCCGCTGATGACGCCGGCACACACGGAGTTCGCCGCGGTGCGCCGCCACGCCGATGCGTTGCGCGAATGGTTCATCCGCGAGACCGGCTGGCCGCTGCATATCGAGCGCGATGCGGCGCGCCTGTACAAGCGTCCGGCCGATGTGAACGACGCGACGCGCGGGCTGCCCGGCTACGAGCGCCGCCGCTACGTGTTGCTGTGCCTGGCCTGCGCGGTGCTCGAGCGCGCCGACCCGCAGATCACGCTGCGCGTGCTCGGCGACCGGCTGCTCGCCCTCGCCGCGGACCCGGCGCTGGCGGCCCTCGGTTTCAGCTTCACGCTCCAGGCGCAGCACGAGCGGCGCGAGCTGGTCGCGGTGTGCCGCACGCTGCTCGAACTCGGTGTCCTGCAGCGCGTGGCCGGTGATGAGGCAGGCTTCATACACGGCGGCAACGAAGGCCCGGACAGCCTCCATGATGCGCTCTACGACGTGCAGCGGCGGATCCTCGCCGGAGTGCTCGCAGCATCGCGGGGCCCGTCGACGTGGCCTGCGGACGAAGCCCCGGTCACGCTCGAGGCGCGGCTCACCGCGCTGGTGGCGGAGCCCGTGCCGGACAGCGACGAGGGCCGGCGCACGACGCTGCGCCATCACTTGGCGCGCCGCCTGCTCGACGATCCGGTGATCTACCTCGACCGCCTCGACGCCGATCAGCGCGCCTACTTCATGAACCAGCGCGGCACGATGGCCACCCGGCTGTGCGACGCCACCGGGCTGGTCGCCGAACAGCGCGCCGAGGGTCTGGCGCTGGCCGACGAGGACGGCGAGCTGACCGACGTGGCGATGCCGGCCGAAGGCACCGAAGCGCATGTCACCCTGCTCGTGACCGAGTTCCTCACAAGTCGATCGCCGGGCCGTCCCAAGATCGACTTGGCCCCCGTGGGGGGCGGCTCGGGCGATCTTTCCGAGCCGGGGGCACTGCTCACTGCACGCGCGAACAGCCGCACAAACACCGACGAAGTCGCCGCATTCATCGCCAGCGCACGCGGGCGCTTCGGCAAATTCTGGCGTAAGTCGGCACGTGAAGCAGGCTCGGAGCACGAGCTGGCGGCGACCGCGCTCGACCGCTTGCAGCGACTTCAACTGCTCGAACACGATGGCACCGGCGTGCGACCCTTGCCGGCGCTGGCGCGTTTCGCCGTCGGCGAGGCCGAGCTCAGGCCCGCGGCGCCCGTTGCCACCGGCACCCTATTTTGA
- a CDS encoding TIGR02680 family protein: MDTLDTLLDAPSDLPTTDARPALPRPTLVRWQPLRLGLVELFHYDSEEFWFRDGHLLLRGNNGTGKSKVLSLTLPFLFDAQLKPSRIEPDGDAGKKMAWNLLLGKLDRRIGYAWIEFGRIADDGEAHYLTLGCGLSAAAARAQVDAWFFVLEKRRIGEDLWLTSPARNVLTRERLKEALHEHGQMFDTATAYRRAVDERLFQLGAVRYAALMDTLVQLRQPQLSKKPDEGNLSDALTEALPPLSAELLTDVADALNQLEEYRCELQDYEALAKAVGQFNQRYQRYAAINARRQARGLRSAQSGYDTASRSLNEARTDLQAAQHAEAQAQSRLDAAEAALLAGRTRLDQLQSDPAMKDANRLNQAERDAVARTADLADATRMSAEATARLEREQRALDERGARRTQAEESLATAREGVAAAALASGIGEPWRVNPLAALPAAELATLGDLPLDTARQDLRQVTQVRREQLALVQRRVSEVAQAEATHAGRQQARDERLDEAEAAAARRSAADAAIETEGSRVVDAWQAHFANLQVLQVAEPPLPALASWVAGLQGDNPARVALSSAQQRAADHLAQQRAGHLVAQKILHDEQAALHTEHERLAQGEDAAPPPPYTRTAEARKQRAGAPLWQLVDFREHVDAAQRAGLEAALEAAGLLDAWVTADGRLQAAEGAPPLHDTQWTERPHQGASLAAWLAPSAVAAVPVVDAALLTRLLEGIACSAHDDGRAEGWLAPDGRFRLGALAGAWAKPQATYIGYAARTAARARRLAEIDLRLGEIADASRRTDDALAELARQQERAAAEWQGAPSDESLRAAHADAAAREREFQTAKNRLDEADRQLRAASDALQSRRDALAADAADLRLPTDAAALEAVGAALLHFGETLHGLFQAVQELRLAATELARQQERTRETEADALRRAEHLTERRRQADEAQVRLATLRESIGAQVDELQKRLREARAAVSDGDRHVKAAGESLRTAGEARARGEQKVLDADATLQERADARQRAITQLQSFAATGLLSAALPEVELPDLRAPWTIEPALTLARRTEQALAQVADDDEAWTRIQNQISHDYGELGRTLTALGQQAQADTSDYGMVVSVIYQNRPERPDQLTARLDTEIAQRRELLTARERTLLENHLQAEIAAEVQRLLQAAERQVDAINKELSKRPTSTGVKFRLLWQPLPEGGEGAPVGLEAARKRLLNTSTDLWSAEDRRVVGEMLHQRIAAERLKADAVGGSLLDQLAQALDYRRWHRFRVQRWQDGQWRPLSGPASSGERALGLTVPLFAAVSSFYSQASYVFAPRLVLLDEAFAGIDDAARAHCMGLIREFDLDFVITSEREWACYAELPGVAICQLQRREGIDAVHVSRWTWDGRARRREDDPDRRFPTESELPPRSLRSLPPEGASTSLGAARREV; encoded by the coding sequence ATGGATACGCTGGATACCTTGCTCGACGCCCCATCCGATCTCCCGACGACCGACGCTCGCCCTGCACTGCCGCGCCCGACGCTGGTCCGCTGGCAACCCTTGCGCCTCGGCCTTGTCGAGCTGTTCCACTACGACAGCGAGGAATTCTGGTTCCGTGACGGCCACCTGCTGCTGCGCGGCAACAACGGCACGGGCAAGTCCAAGGTGCTGTCGCTGACCCTGCCCTTCCTGTTCGATGCCCAGCTCAAGCCCTCGCGTATCGAACCCGATGGCGACGCCGGCAAGAAGATGGCGTGGAACCTGCTGCTCGGCAAGCTCGACCGCCGTATCGGCTATGCCTGGATCGAGTTCGGCCGCATCGCCGACGATGGCGAAGCCCACTATCTGACTCTCGGCTGCGGCCTCTCGGCGGCAGCGGCAAGGGCACAGGTCGATGCGTGGTTCTTCGTCCTCGAAAAGCGACGCATCGGCGAAGACCTGTGGCTCACCAGCCCGGCGCGCAACGTGCTCACGCGCGAGCGGCTGAAAGAAGCATTGCACGAGCACGGCCAGATGTTCGATACCGCCACCGCATACCGCCGCGCGGTCGACGAGCGCCTGTTCCAGCTCGGCGCCGTCCGTTATGCGGCCCTGATGGACACCCTGGTCCAGTTGCGCCAGCCGCAACTGTCCAAGAAACCCGACGAAGGCAACCTATCCGACGCGCTGACCGAGGCGCTGCCACCGCTGTCGGCCGAACTGCTGACCGACGTCGCCGACGCCCTCAACCAGCTCGAGGAATACCGCTGCGAGCTGCAGGATTACGAAGCGCTCGCGAAGGCCGTCGGCCAGTTCAACCAGCGCTACCAGCGTTACGCCGCGATCAACGCGCGGCGCCAGGCCCGCGGCCTGCGCAGCGCGCAGAGCGGCTATGACACCGCCAGCCGCAGCCTCAACGAGGCGCGCACCGACTTGCAGGCCGCGCAGCACGCCGAGGCGCAGGCGCAGAGCCGCCTCGATGCCGCGGAGGCCGCACTGCTCGCCGGCCGCACCCGCCTCGACCAGCTGCAGTCCGACCCGGCGATGAAGGACGCGAATCGCCTGAACCAGGCCGAGCGCGACGCCGTGGCGCGAACCGCCGACCTCGCCGATGCGACGCGCATGAGCGCCGAGGCAACGGCCCGCCTCGAGCGCGAACAGCGGGCGCTCGACGAACGCGGCGCGCGCCGGACACAGGCCGAAGAGTCCCTCGCCACGGCACGCGAGGGCGTCGCCGCGGCGGCGCTGGCCAGTGGCATAGGCGAGCCGTGGCGAGTGAATCCGCTGGCGGCGCTACCGGCGGCCGAACTGGCGACGCTCGGCGACCTCCCCCTCGACACCGCGCGCCAGGATCTGCGCCAGGTAACACAGGTTCGACGCGAACAGCTCGCCTTGGTACAGCGCCGCGTCAGCGAAGTGGCGCAGGCCGAGGCCACCCACGCAGGCCGGCAGCAGGCCCGTGACGAACGCCTGGACGAAGCCGAAGCGGCCGCCGCCCGCCGGAGCGCCGCCGACGCCGCGATCGAGACCGAAGGCAGCCGCGTCGTCGATGCCTGGCAGGCGCACTTCGCGAACCTGCAGGTGCTGCAGGTGGCTGAGCCGCCGCTGCCCGCCCTGGCCTCATGGGTCGCCGGCCTGCAAGGCGACAACCCGGCCCGTGTCGCCTTGTCGTCCGCCCAGCAGCGCGCCGCCGACCATCTGGCCCAGCAGCGCGCCGGGCACCTCGTCGCGCAGAAAATCCTGCACGACGAGCAAGCGGCGCTGCACACCGAGCACGAGCGGCTCGCCCAGGGCGAAGACGCCGCTCCGCCGCCGCCGTATACCCGCACCGCCGAGGCGCGAAAGCAACGTGCGGGCGCGCCGCTATGGCAGCTGGTCGATTTTCGCGAGCACGTCGACGCCGCCCAGCGCGCCGGCCTCGAAGCTGCGCTCGAAGCGGCAGGACTCCTCGACGCCTGGGTCACCGCTGATGGACGACTGCAGGCAGCCGAGGGTGCGCCGCCCCTGCACGACACCCAGTGGACGGAACGACCGCACCAGGGCGCCTCGCTCGCCGCGTGGCTCGCCCCGTCCGCCGTTGCCGCAGTGCCCGTCGTCGACGCCGCGCTGCTGACGCGGCTGCTCGAAGGCATTGCCTGCTCCGCGCACGACGACGGCCGGGCCGAAGGCTGGCTTGCCCCCGACGGCCGCTTTCGCCTCGGCGCCTTGGCGGGGGCGTGGGCCAAACCGCAGGCCACCTACATCGGCTACGCTGCCCGCACCGCCGCACGTGCGCGACGGCTCGCCGAGATCGATCTTCGCCTGGGCGAGATCGCCGACGCATCGCGCCGGACCGACGACGCGCTGGCCGAGCTCGCCCGGCAGCAGGAGCGGGCGGCCGCCGAATGGCAGGGTGCACCGTCCGACGAGAGCCTGCGCGCCGCCCACGCCGACGCCGCAGCCCGCGAGCGCGAGTTCCAGACTGCGAAGAACCGGCTCGACGAAGCCGATCGCCAGCTGCGCGCAGCCAGCGACGCCTTGCAAAGCCGCCGCGATGCGCTGGCAGCCGACGCGGCCGACCTGCGCCTGCCCACCGACGCCGCGGCACTGGAAGCCGTCGGCGCCGCACTGCTGCATTTCGGCGAGACCCTGCACGGGCTATTCCAGGCCGTGCAGGAATTGCGCCTGGCGGCAACCGAACTGGCCCGCCAGCAAGAGCGGACACGCGAAACCGAAGCCGACGCCCTCCGGCGCGCCGAGCACCTCACCGAGCGCCGCCGGCAGGCCGACGAGGCTCAGGTGCGGCTGGCCACCTTGCGCGAATCGATCGGCGCGCAGGTCGATGAATTGCAGAAGCGGCTGCGCGAGGCACGCGCCGCAGTGAGCGACGGCGATCGCCATGTGAAGGCCGCAGGCGAATCCCTGCGCACCGCCGGCGAGGCACGCGCCCGCGGCGAACAGAAGGTGCTCGACGCCGACGCCACCCTGCAGGAACGCGCCGACGCCCGCCAACGTGCCATCACACAGCTGCAGAGCTTTGCTGCCACCGGCTTGCTGTCTGCGGCGCTGCCCGAGGTCGAACTGCCCGACCTGCGTGCGCCATGGACGATCGAGCCGGCGCTCACGCTGGCCCGCCGCACCGAGCAGGCCCTGGCGCAAGTGGCGGACGACGACGAGGCCTGGACGCGCATCCAGAACCAGATCTCCCACGACTACGGCGAACTCGGGCGCACCCTCACTGCGCTCGGCCAGCAGGCCCAGGCCGACACCAGTGACTACGGCATGGTTGTCAGCGTCATTTACCAGAACCGTCCCGAGCGCCCCGACCAGCTCACCGCCCGGCTCGATACCGAGATCGCCCAGCGCCGCGAGCTGTTGACGGCGCGCGAGCGCACTCTGCTCGAAAACCACCTCCAGGCGGAGATCGCCGCCGAAGTGCAGCGGCTCCTGCAGGCGGCCGAGCGGCAGGTCGATGCGATCAACAAGGAGCTCTCCAAGCGCCCGACATCCACGGGAGTCAAGTTCCGCCTCTTGTGGCAGCCGCTGCCCGAAGGCGGCGAAGGCGCACCCGTCGGTCTGGAGGCCGCGCGCAAACGCCTGCTCAACACCAGCACCGACCTGTGGTCGGCCGAGGACCGGCGGGTGGTCGGCGAGATGCTGCACCAGCGCATCGCCGCCGAGCGCCTGAAGGCCGACGCGGTCGGCGGCAGCCTGCTCGACCAACTCGCCCAGGCGCTCGACTACCGGCGCTGGCATCGCTTTCGCGTCCAGCGCTGGCAGGACGGGCAGTGGCGTCCGCTCTCCGGCCCGGCCTCGAGCGGCGAACGCGCGCTCGGCCTGACGGTGCCGCTCTTCGCCGCCGTGTCGAGCTTCTACAGCCAGGCGAGCTACGTCTTTGCGCCCCGCCTGGTGCTGCTCGACGAAGCCTTTGCCGGCATCGACGATGCCGCCCGCGCGCATTGCATGGGTCTGATCCGCGAATTCGACCTCGACTTCGTCATCACCAGCGAGCGGGAATGGGCCTGCTACGCCGAGCTGCCCGGCGTGGCGATCTGCCAGCTGCAGCGGCGCGAGGGCATCGACGCGGTCCATGTGTCGCGTTGGACCTGGGATGGCCGGGCGCGCCGGCGTGAAGACGATCCGGATCGACGTTTTCCGACTGAGAGTGAACTGCCCCCACGCTCACTTCGTTCGCTGCCCCCCGAGGGGGCGTCGACCTCCCTTGGGGCGGCCCGGCGAGAGGTCTAA
- a CDS encoding TIGR02679 family protein, whose amino-acid sequence MDSRLQRLLGGHALAGLRKRLRQRYERGASTGVLRLGALNEAEHAALAALAGRPARHVRSMQINVAEIDTALARAGLAASLRDALEQLDGPIIDLAAQRLQLRSQWQRLVEDCEHPGLRSALLTPVGLGLLKRVCGSRPEAGTRLIHDTDRVLRRLPAAGIPRAQLAVAALGDAHALDAGSPVATLVLTALRHGAAAELEGERTRELWAAAGVLVNELARPALALNLPGPTGAEPGEPAYLSLRRLLRSPPDWAVTGRPVFVCENPNLLAIAADQLGPDCAPLVCTDGMPAAAQRVLLTQLRAAGAMLHYHGDFDWPGLRIGNQMIREHDARPWRFSTADYRAAVVGAPRPGRPLDDDAVSALWDDTLAGAMLTERLAIDEEGLADVLLDDLRH is encoded by the coding sequence ATGGATTCCCGCCTTCAACGACTGCTGGGCGGCCACGCCCTCGCGGGTCTGCGCAAGCGGCTGCGCCAACGCTATGAGCGCGGCGCATCGACGGGTGTTCTGCGTCTCGGTGCACTGAACGAAGCCGAACACGCGGCGCTCGCCGCACTCGCCGGCCGCCCCGCGCGCCACGTGCGATCGATGCAGATCAATGTGGCGGAAATCGACACGGCGCTCGCGCGTGCCGGTCTCGCCGCCTCCTTGCGCGATGCGCTCGAGCAACTCGACGGGCCGATCATCGACTTGGCGGCCCAACGCCTGCAACTACGCTCGCAATGGCAACGGCTGGTCGAAGACTGCGAACACCCCGGCCTGCGTTCCGCCCTGCTGACTCCCGTCGGACTCGGGCTGCTGAAGCGGGTGTGTGGCAGCCGGCCCGAGGCCGGTACCCGCCTCATCCACGACACGGATCGGGTGCTGCGGCGGCTGCCCGCAGCGGGCATCCCGCGCGCGCAACTGGCCGTTGCCGCGCTCGGCGATGCCCATGCGCTCGATGCCGGCAGCCCGGTCGCTACCCTGGTTCTCACGGCGCTGCGTCATGGCGCCGCAGCCGAGCTCGAAGGCGAACGCACGCGCGAGCTGTGGGCCGCAGCCGGCGTGCTGGTCAACGAACTCGCACGGCCGGCCCTGGCCCTCAACCTCCCCGGGCCGACGGGCGCCGAACCGGGCGAACCGGCCTATCTCTCCCTGCGCCGCCTGCTGCGTTCGCCACCAGACTGGGCCGTCACGGGCCGCCCGGTCTTCGTCTGCGAGAACCCGAACCTGCTCGCGATCGCCGCCGACCAGTTGGGGCCGGACTGCGCGCCGTTGGTGTGCACCGACGGCATGCCGGCCGCCGCCCAGCGCGTCCTGCTCACCCAACTGCGTGCCGCCGGAGCGATGCTGCATTACCACGGCGACTTCGACTGGCCGGGCCTGCGCATCGGCAACCAGATGATCCGCGAGCACGACGCCCGGCCGTGGCGCTTTTCGACCGCCGACTATCGCGCCGCCGTCGTCGGCGCGCCACGCCCCGGTCGCCCCCTGGACGACGACGCCGTCAGCGCGCTGTGGGATGACACACTCGCCGGCGCGATGCTCACCGAACGGCTGGCGATCGACGAGGAAGGGCTCGCCGACGTGCTGCTTGATGACCTGCGACACTGA
- a CDS encoding DUF6088 family protein, with product MNTLPETILLHARSLPEGGLLSPKEFLHMGTRAAVDQALSRLTKEGKLLRVARGAYVAPVSSRFGTRAPAPEKVIEALAAQSGEVVAPHGAIAANTLGLTQQVPVREVYLTSGRTRKLKLGRSEIVVKHVPRWMLALGAGPAGAAVRALAWLGPTHASKSLATLHRSLPSAEWQILESSRAALPSWMARAIGEEAARW from the coding sequence ATGAACACGCTGCCCGAAACCATCCTGCTCCACGCCCGATCCCTGCCAGAGGGAGGTTTGCTGTCGCCCAAGGAGTTTCTACACATGGGTACGCGGGCTGCGGTCGATCAGGCGCTCTCCAGGCTGACTAAAGAGGGCAAGCTGTTGCGGGTCGCGCGCGGCGCATATGTCGCGCCAGTCTCCAGCCGCTTCGGCACGCGCGCGCCGGCACCAGAGAAAGTGATCGAAGCGCTGGCAGCCCAAAGCGGTGAAGTGGTCGCCCCCCACGGCGCCATCGCGGCGAATACTCTGGGTCTCACCCAGCAGGTGCCGGTTCGTGAGGTCTACCTGACCTCCGGGCGAACTCGAAAGCTCAAGCTCGGCCGCTCCGAGATCGTGGTGAAGCATGTGCCTCGCTGGATGCTGGCTTTGGGCGCCGGTCCGGCCGGCGCGGCGGTGCGCGCCCTGGCTTGGCTGGGCCCGACGCATGCCAGCAAGTCACTGGCAACGCTGCACCGTTCACTTCCGTCGGCGGAATGGCAGATCCTTGAATCCTCCCGTGCGGCGCTACCGTCGTGGATGGCGCGTGCGATTGGCGAGGAAGCAGCGCGTTGGTGA
- a CDS encoding nucleotidyl transferase AbiEii/AbiGii toxin family protein, with translation MRLARKQRVGDAFLRLCQDDQREVLEIIREKTQRPTLLLEKDVWVVWTLGALFDSVLAADLTFKGGTSLSKAYQVIDRFSEDIDLTCDIRKLIPDLVGSEGFLPSSRSQAGKWTRAVRERLPEWIATNVRPVLEAALARDQLQARLEVGGEENDKLLLHYPALKPSSGYVQTVVTLEFGGRATGEPHQALPVVCDMEGHVEDVSFPTARPVVMSVARTFWEKATAAHVFCSQGRIRGERYARHWHDLAAIARSRYCDEVITDRAVAAAVADHKAFFFLEKDTDGLVINYKSAVTGNLRIVPEGAVRDALQEDYAAMIGDGMMLGESLAFDQLMQVCSDIQEQVNQAAKP, from the coding sequence GTGCGATTGGCGAGGAAGCAGCGCGTTGGTGACGCCTTCCTGCGGCTCTGCCAAGACGACCAGCGCGAGGTTCTGGAGATCATCCGCGAAAAGACGCAGCGGCCAACGCTTCTCCTTGAAAAGGACGTGTGGGTCGTCTGGACGCTTGGTGCCCTCTTCGACTCGGTGCTCGCCGCCGACCTGACGTTCAAGGGCGGCACCTCGCTGTCCAAGGCGTACCAAGTCATCGACCGCTTCTCCGAGGACATCGACCTCACCTGCGACATCCGCAAGCTCATTCCGGACCTGGTGGGCAGCGAAGGTTTCTTGCCGTCGAGCCGCAGCCAGGCCGGCAAATGGACCCGCGCCGTGCGGGAGCGCTTGCCGGAATGGATCGCCACGAACGTGCGCCCCGTCCTCGAGGCCGCCCTGGCACGTGACCAGTTGCAGGCACGGCTGGAAGTGGGTGGCGAGGAAAACGACAAACTGCTGCTGCACTACCCCGCGCTCAAGCCCAGCAGCGGCTATGTTCAAACGGTCGTGACGCTGGAATTCGGCGGCCGCGCTACCGGCGAGCCGCATCAGGCGCTGCCCGTTGTCTGCGACATGGAGGGGCATGTCGAAGATGTTTCGTTCCCGACCGCCCGTCCCGTGGTGATGAGCGTGGCGCGCACCTTCTGGGAAAAGGCAACCGCGGCGCACGTCTTCTGTTCGCAGGGACGGATACGCGGCGAACGGTACGCGCGTCATTGGCACGACCTGGCGGCCATCGCGCGCAGTCGATACTGCGATGAGGTCATCACCGACCGCGCTGTAGCGGCGGCAGTCGCCGACCACAAGGCATTCTTCTTTCTTGAGAAGGATACCGACGGCCTCGTCATCAACTACAAATCGGCGGTGACCGGCAATCTGCGCATCGTTCCTGAAGGCGCGGTGCGCGATGCATTACAAGAAGACTATGCGGCCATGATCGGAGACGGCATGATGCTTGGCGAATCTCTCGCCTTCGATCAACTCATGCAGGTCTGCAGCGACATTCAAGAGCAGGTGAATCAGGCGGCTAAACCATAA